In Edaphobacter paludis, a single window of DNA contains:
- a CDS encoding 1,4-alpha-glucan branching protein domain-containing protein, whose translation MTKASPKFAATPKGKPKGFLTFTLHAHLPYVVNHGTWPHGMEWLHEAAAETYLPLLRVLNNLERDNIRFNCNLNLSPILLEQLSHPVFIAEFPHYLTRKIVAAQEDEAYFTQAGEAHYAETARFWHRFFSQALEDFNHLDQNIIKGFRHFNDIGLIDIITCGATHGYMPLLGTDESVRAQIRTAVATHIRHIGKRPKGIWAPECGYRPAGFWNYPVANADGTPTPPGFDRIGVEQALAESDIEFFFVDTHLVEESNRVPSPYQLLNGVVPTDEQTDEMTRRDYRRLYQPYYVDGPYAKTHAATIFPRDPRTGVQVWSGDSGYPGDGAYLDFHKKRWPGGHRYWRVTGPKVDMGAKQPYYPHEAAERVKSHAANYVHLVWEALQSGFNDAIPPILCSPFDAELFGHWWFEGILWLEAVARTIHDHNTGIELISCAEYLDRYPRAGFIAMHEGSWGAEGNNHVWMNPDTSWTYTHIYPAELYTREVCTAGQWRDSAMGRRIMQQLCRELLLLESSDWQFLITTGAARDYAEIRFLTHNDQFNDIKAIWQTFESTNAITPAQEARLAEIELRDSVFPDIDPGLWVAGAHQVRGTDSKRIPAEATTAQAIDAATA comes from the coding sequence TTGACGAAGGCATCGCCCAAATTCGCGGCAACCCCCAAGGGCAAGCCTAAAGGCTTCCTCACGTTCACTCTGCACGCCCATCTGCCTTACGTCGTCAATCATGGCACCTGGCCGCATGGCATGGAGTGGCTCCACGAGGCTGCCGCTGAGACCTATTTGCCCCTGCTCCGCGTCCTCAATAATCTTGAGCGCGACAATATCCGCTTCAACTGCAATCTCAATCTTTCCCCGATCCTGCTGGAGCAGCTCTCGCACCCGGTTTTTATCGCAGAGTTCCCCCACTATCTGACGCGGAAGATCGTCGCCGCCCAGGAAGACGAGGCCTATTTCACCCAGGCCGGCGAGGCCCACTACGCAGAAACTGCGCGCTTCTGGCACCGCTTCTTTTCGCAGGCACTGGAGGATTTCAACCACCTCGACCAGAACATCATCAAAGGGTTCCGTCACTTCAACGACATCGGCCTGATCGACATCATTACCTGCGGAGCCACCCACGGCTATATGCCGCTCTTAGGCACGGATGAGAGTGTCCGCGCCCAGATTCGTACCGCCGTTGCGACTCATATTCGCCACATCGGAAAGCGCCCCAAAGGCATCTGGGCCCCAGAGTGCGGGTACCGTCCTGCAGGATTCTGGAACTACCCCGTCGCCAACGCTGATGGCACGCCAACGCCTCCCGGGTTCGACCGCATCGGCGTCGAGCAGGCGCTCGCCGAGTCCGACATCGAGTTCTTCTTCGTCGATACTCATCTCGTCGAAGAGTCGAACCGCGTTCCTTCTCCTTACCAACTGCTCAACGGGGTAGTCCCTACCGACGAACAGACTGACGAGATGACGCGTCGCGACTATCGCCGACTCTACCAGCCCTACTACGTCGACGGTCCCTACGCCAAAACTCACGCGGCCACAATCTTTCCCCGCGACCCTCGCACCGGGGTTCAGGTCTGGTCCGGCGACAGCGGCTATCCCGGCGACGGCGCCTACCTAGACTTCCACAAAAAACGCTGGCCAGGGGGGCATCGCTACTGGCGCGTCACCGGACCCAAGGTCGATATGGGCGCCAAGCAACCCTACTATCCGCACGAAGCCGCAGAGCGCGTCAAATCGCACGCCGCCAACTACGTCCACCTCGTATGGGAGGCGCTGCAGTCCGGCTTCAATGACGCTATTCCGCCCATCCTCTGCTCACCGTTCGACGCCGAACTCTTTGGCCACTGGTGGTTTGAGGGCATTCTCTGGCTCGAAGCAGTGGCCCGAACCATTCACGACCACAATACCGGCATCGAACTCATCAGTTGCGCCGAATACCTCGACCGCTATCCGCGCGCGGGGTTCATCGCCATGCACGAGGGCTCCTGGGGAGCGGAGGGCAACAATCATGTCTGGATGAACCCGGATACCTCCTGGACCTACACTCACATCTATCCCGCCGAACTCTATACGCGAGAGGTGTGCACCGCCGGTCAATGGCGCGACTCCGCAATGGGCAGGCGCATCATGCAGCAACTCTGCCGTGAGCTTCTCCTGCTCGAATCCTCCGACTGGCAGTTCCTCATCACCACCGGGGCGGCACGCGACTACGCAGAGATTCGCTTCCTCACCCACAACGATCAGTTCAACGACATCAAAGCTATCTGGCAGACCTTCGAATCCACAAATGCGATTACCCCGGCTCAGGAAGCGCGCCTGGCGGAGATCGAACTCCGTGACAGCGTCTTCCCTGATATCGACCCCGGCCTCTGGGTAGCCGGAGCCCACCAGGTCCGTGGAACAGACTCGAAAAGAATCCCTGCCGAAGCAACCACAGCCCAAGCAATAGACGCCGCGACCGCATAA
- a CDS encoding BON domain-containing protein, with product MYVLRPIPFPRALTLAAAFALSLSFAGCQKATPPPDDAALSSAVQARLTGDSALQSEPIQASVQNGVATLNGTVSNEAARSLAAADAAQVAGLKTVVNNLTVQQPAPQSNQQPAPLAATAVAPPPAATRKELERRERRETREEAEHSSAPIERVPPVQQAQATPPPPPPPPSQPAPPAFRDIAVPAGTTLPIRITQTLDSATTQQGESFSGTVASDIVIDGLVVIPQGTPVSGRVDVVQEAAHFKGNSLLTIELTGLKHHGESVALSTEPYSVAGKGRGKNTAIKTGGGAAVGAILGGIFGGGKGAAIGAATGGGLGAGSNAITRGEQVQIPSESLIRFHLTNSLSLRTSTRTTRDAVANPNLQQRPDNQQR from the coding sequence ATGTACGTTCTACGCCCGATCCCGTTTCCGCGCGCCTTGACGTTAGCAGCTGCTTTCGCTTTGTCCCTCAGCTTTGCCGGCTGTCAAAAGGCCACGCCCCCACCCGATGACGCCGCTCTAAGCTCCGCTGTGCAGGCGCGCCTCACCGGCGACAGTGCTCTCCAATCCGAACCAATTCAGGCCTCCGTCCAGAATGGTGTGGCTACGCTGAACGGCACGGTCAGCAACGAAGCCGCTCGGTCTCTGGCCGCAGCAGACGCCGCCCAGGTTGCGGGTCTCAAAACCGTGGTCAACAACCTTACCGTTCAACAGCCCGCTCCGCAGTCGAACCAGCAGCCCGCACCTCTGGCCGCAACCGCCGTAGCGCCCCCACCAGCAGCTACCCGCAAGGAACTGGAAAGAAGGGAGCGCCGGGAGACACGGGAAGAAGCTGAACACTCTTCCGCTCCAATCGAGCGGGTGCCCCCGGTGCAACAAGCTCAGGCGACACCACCACCTCCGCCTCCGCCGCCATCGCAACCGGCACCTCCCGCCTTTCGAGATATTGCCGTCCCTGCGGGTACAACGCTTCCCATCCGCATTACCCAGACTCTCGACAGCGCCACGACACAGCAAGGCGAAAGTTTCAGTGGTACAGTCGCAAGCGATATCGTCATTGACGGTCTCGTCGTCATTCCCCAAGGCACCCCTGTCTCTGGACGGGTCGACGTTGTGCAGGAAGCCGCCCACTTCAAAGGGAATTCGCTGCTCACCATCGAATTGACCGGCTTGAAGCACCACGGCGAAAGCGTGGCCCTCTCGACTGAACCCTACAGCGTTGCCGGTAAGGGACGCGGCAAAAACACGGCCATCAAAACAGGCGGTGGGGCAGCCGTGGGAGCCATCCTCGGCGGCATCTTCGGCGGCGGCAAAGGCGCTGCCATCGGAGCCGCAACGGGAGGGGGCCTCGGAGCCGGATCGAACGCCATCACCCGCGGCGAGCAGGTGCAGATTCCGTCGGAAAGCCTCATTCGCTTCCACCTCACGAACTCCCTTTCCCTTCGCACCTCCACACGCACCACGAGGGATGCGGTCGCCAATCCCAATCTGCAGCAGCGGCCCGACAATCAGCAGAGATAG
- a CDS encoding YtxH domain-containing protein, translating to MADNDSSVGGLGWFLAGLGVGALVGVLYAPKAGKETRDDIVASALDAKEKAASLAQQGKERAADLAAQGKQQVGEYVDRGKEYYDRGRTQFAEYVEKGKGLVHEQQEKVSSAIDAGKDAYASATKDLGKA from the coding sequence ATGGCAGACAACGACAGCAGCGTAGGTGGATTGGGTTGGTTTTTGGCGGGTCTGGGCGTAGGTGCGCTGGTCGGAGTGCTGTATGCGCCGAAGGCTGGTAAGGAGACTCGCGACGATATCGTGGCAAGCGCTCTGGACGCGAAGGAAAAGGCTGCGTCCCTGGCCCAGCAAGGTAAGGAGCGGGCCGCCGATCTGGCCGCCCAGGGCAAACAGCAGGTCGGCGAATATGTCGATCGCGGCAAAGAGTATTATGACCGGGGTCGTACTCAGTTTGCTGAGTATGTCGAAAAAGGTAAGGGCCTTGTGCACGAGCAGCAGGAGAAGGTGTCGTCTGCCATCGATGCGGGCAAGGATGCATATGCGAGCGCTACAAAGGACTTGGGCAAGGCGTAG
- the mnmA gene encoding tRNA 2-thiouridine(34) synthase MnmA: protein MPEQETIAVAMSGGVDSSAVAALLRAQGHTLVGLTLQLWNQRRLSGHEGMPEAVQGRCCSIDDVYDARHVAEQLDIPYYVVNQQDRFEADVVKPFVAEYLAGRTPIPCTLCNNHLKFDQLLVTARQIGADRIATGHYARNHFDPARNRWILSRPADHSKDQTYFLFGLTQEQLSRTLFPLGEMQKPAVREMASEAGLNVAAKPDSQEICFIPGGDYSAFLKAYLDEQGEELPDSSGELVTTSGEVVGHHEGIQSFTVGQRKGLGLTSVNPLYVLSIHPDSHQVTVGADAELMSRDLRANRLNWISIPELTEDIRVTIKIRHRHTPAAATLSRAANNTVTAIFDEPQRAITPGQAAVFYQQDEVVGGGWIF, encoded by the coding sequence ATGCCCGAGCAGGAAACCATTGCCGTAGCAATGTCCGGAGGAGTTGACTCCTCCGCCGTCGCCGCACTCCTGCGCGCTCAGGGTCATACGCTCGTCGGCCTCACCCTTCAGCTCTGGAACCAGCGCCGCCTCAGTGGACACGAAGGAATGCCCGAGGCAGTTCAGGGCCGCTGCTGCTCCATCGACGATGTCTACGATGCCCGTCACGTAGCCGAACAGCTCGATATTCCCTACTACGTGGTGAATCAGCAGGACCGCTTCGAGGCCGACGTAGTCAAGCCCTTCGTAGCCGAATACCTCGCCGGACGCACTCCCATTCCGTGCACCCTCTGCAACAACCACCTGAAGTTCGACCAACTCCTCGTCACCGCCCGCCAGATCGGCGCCGACCGCATCGCCACCGGCCACTACGCCCGCAACCACTTCGACCCGGCCCGCAACCGCTGGATACTCTCCCGCCCCGCCGACCACTCAAAGGATCAGACCTATTTTCTCTTTGGCCTGACACAGGAACAGCTCTCGCGCACCCTCTTCCCGCTCGGCGAGATGCAGAAGCCAGCCGTTCGCGAGATGGCTTCTGAAGCCGGTCTCAACGTGGCCGCCAAACCCGACTCGCAGGAGATCTGCTTCATTCCCGGCGGCGATTACAGCGCCTTCCTCAAGGCTTACCTCGACGAGCAGGGCGAAGAACTTCCCGACTCCTCCGGCGAACTCGTCACAACGTCCGGCGAAGTCGTCGGCCATCACGAAGGCATTCAGAGCTTCACCGTCGGCCAGCGCAAAGGCCTCGGACTTACCTCGGTCAACCCGCTCTACGTGCTGTCAATCCACCCTGACAGCCATCAAGTCACCGTCGGCGCCGACGCGGAACTCATGTCCCGCGATCTCCGCGCCAATCGGCTTAACTGGATCTCCATTCCCGAGCTAACTGAAGACATCCGCGTCACCATCAAGATCCGCCACCGTCACACTCCCGCCGCGGCCACTCTAAGCCGAGCCGCTAACAATACAGTTACCGCGATCTTCGACGAGCCCCAACGCGCAATCACCCCCGGCCAAGCCGCCGTCTTCTATCAGCAAGACGAGGTGGTCGGGGGTGGTTGGATTTTTTAG
- a CDS encoding isocitrate lyase/phosphoenolpyruvate mutase family protein: MTDFTARRAAFRKLHESGCFLLPNPWDVGSARYLRSLGFKALASTSAGFAFSTGRPDSDSAVPLDTVLEHIAQIVASIDLPVNADFQSGYSHKPEGVAENVRRCVETGVAGLSIEDATGDHEEPLYDLPVAVERIKAAKAAIKATGADVLLVARAECYLVGHPDPLNEALRRLEAFAEAGADVLYAPGAAKRADIEAIVKAVHPKPVNVLLTSSAGLKTPELAEIGVRRISVGSALARAAWTGFIRAAREMAQENSMAGLDNAVSFAELDGFFRKDLAERS, translated from the coding sequence ATGACCGATTTCACCGCACGCCGAGCCGCATTCCGGAAGCTCCACGAGAGCGGCTGTTTCCTCCTCCCCAACCCATGGGATGTAGGTTCGGCGCGATATCTCCGCAGCCTCGGCTTCAAGGCGCTCGCCAGCACCAGCGCCGGCTTTGCCTTCTCTACCGGCCGGCCCGACTCAGACTCGGCCGTCCCTCTCGACACCGTCCTCGAGCACATCGCCCAGATCGTCGCCTCAATCGACCTCCCCGTCAACGCCGACTTCCAATCCGGCTACTCCCATAAGCCCGAGGGAGTGGCCGAAAACGTCCGCCGCTGCGTCGAAACGGGAGTCGCCGGACTCTCCATCGAAGACGCCACCGGTGATCACGAAGAGCCGCTCTACGACCTGCCCGTCGCCGTCGAAAGAATCAAGGCAGCAAAGGCAGCAATCAAAGCCACCGGAGCAGATGTGCTGCTGGTCGCCAGAGCCGAGTGCTATCTCGTCGGCCACCCCGATCCGCTGAACGAAGCTCTCCGCCGCCTCGAAGCCTTCGCCGAAGCAGGAGCGGACGTGCTCTACGCTCCCGGCGCAGCCAAACGCGCGGACATCGAGGCCATCGTAAAGGCAGTCCACCCCAAACCCGTCAACGTCCTGCTCACCTCCAGCGCCGGACTCAAAACTCCCGAACTGGCTGAAATCGGCGTAAGGCGCATCAGCGTAGGCTCAGCCCTCGCCCGCGCCGCCTGGACAGGATTCATCCGCGCCGCCCGTGAGATGGCTCAGGAAAACAGCATGGCAGGATTGGACAACGCAGTGAGCTTCGCCGAGCTGGACGGCTTCTTCCGCAAAGACCTCGCAGAGCGGTCATAA
- a CDS encoding MFS transporter, producing the protein MANLKAFMKSGHPPTLLAAFLYFDFSFAVWVLNGAMGPFISEQFHLSQGQVGLMVSVPTLAGAFMRFPLGVVSQYIGRKMAAIIEMSAIVIALLYGFFFVKTFHDVLAMGVLLGIAGASFGVALSLGSGWFPKQYKGLAMGIAGAGNSGTAVAALFAPRLATHYGWQHVYGFAAAMMLLPLIVMIVFAKEPPDIEHQSLRDHLKCLWEKDGWAFNLVYIITFGGFIGLATFLPSFFVKQFHVTKIQAGSLTVLATLTGSATRVLGGWFADRIGGITTLSVVFLIVIAGLFGLIASPSLLVTTLLFMLCFAALGAGNGATFQLVPLRWPITTAVAGGMIGEIGALGGGVLPNLLGQSKQHTGSYAAGFIAYAAIASLILIMLLIVSRRWTRTWVGAGGRALTDEPVAIAAD; encoded by the coding sequence ATGGCAAATCTCAAAGCATTCATGAAGTCCGGACATCCACCAACCCTGCTCGCGGCCTTCCTCTACTTCGACTTCAGCTTCGCCGTCTGGGTTCTCAACGGAGCCATGGGCCCATTCATCTCCGAGCAGTTCCACCTCTCTCAGGGTCAGGTCGGCCTCATGGTCTCCGTCCCCACGCTCGCCGGAGCCTTCATGCGCTTCCCGCTCGGCGTCGTCTCGCAGTACATCGGCAGAAAAATGGCCGCCATCATCGAGATGTCGGCCATCGTCATCGCGCTTCTCTACGGCTTCTTCTTCGTCAAAACCTTTCACGACGTCCTCGCCATGGGCGTCCTGCTCGGCATCGCCGGAGCCAGCTTCGGCGTTGCACTTTCCCTCGGCTCAGGCTGGTTCCCCAAACAATACAAAGGCCTCGCCATGGGCATCGCCGGAGCAGGCAACAGCGGCACCGCCGTTGCCGCGCTCTTCGCGCCACGCCTCGCCACCCACTACGGCTGGCAGCACGTCTACGGCTTCGCGGCGGCAATGATGCTGCTCCCCCTCATCGTCATGATCGTCTTCGCCAAAGAACCGCCAGACATCGAGCACCAGAGTCTCCGCGATCACCTCAAATGCCTCTGGGAAAAAGATGGCTGGGCCTTCAACCTCGTCTACATCATCACCTTCGGCGGCTTCATCGGCCTCGCCACCTTTCTGCCTTCGTTCTTTGTCAAACAATTCCACGTAACCAAAATTCAGGCCGGAAGCCTCACCGTCCTCGCCACCCTCACCGGCAGCGCCACCCGCGTCCTCGGCGGCTGGTTCGCCGACCGCATCGGCGGCATCACCACTCTCTCCGTCGTCTTCCTCATCGTCATCGCCGGACTCTTCGGCCTCATCGCATCGCCGTCGCTTCTCGTCACCACGCTGCTCTTCATGCTCTGCTTCGCCGCCCTCGGCGCAGGCAACGGAGCCACCTTCCAACTCGTCCCTCTCCGCTGGCCCATCACCACCGCGGTCGCTGGCGGCATGATCGGCGAGATCGGCGCGCTCGGCGGCGGCGTCCTGCCCAACCTCCTCGGCCAGTCCAAGCAGCACACCGGTTCTTACGCCGCAGGCTTCATCGCCTACGCCGCAATAGCCTCGCTAATCCTCATAATGCTGCTCATCGTCTCCCGCCGCTGGACCAGGACATGGGTCGGCGCCGGAGGCCGCGCCCTCACCGACGAGCCCGTAGCCATAGCGGCAGACTAG
- a CDS encoding molybdopterin-dependent oxidoreductase, producing the protein MLKRIRRALGIDTRQSEYTFQRDPRFGHIATARVADTWVKTTCGYCSVGCGMLVGVKDNKAVTVRGNPDHPVNLGKLCPKGLSEHHILNAPGRAKQPLLRKDGKLVPVSWDEALTVMLEKISAVQQKYGSDSLGVISTGQLVTEEFYTLGKLIQLGFGSRNYDGNTTLCMASAVSGYKLTFGSDGPPGSYADMETADLILLIGANIADNHPILCQRIERNRQCNQNSTVIVVDPRVTKTAMMADIHLPIKPRGDIALLNGIAHILIRDGLIDRDYIHQHTTGFEEFASFVADFTPQHVAEVTGLSEETIVNTAHLYGKAKAAFIGWTMGVNHSTQGAATVTAINNLALITGNIGRAGAAPFSITGQCNAMGSRETSFTTALPGYRKFEKAQDREDLARIWNIDADRIPTSRGLAYPDIIEAAVAGKVKALWFIATNPAVSFPNYALLKQALESVDFLIVQDGFHPTPTSEFADLVLPAAIWGEKEGTYTNSERRVSKVNPVVTPPGLARSDFDIFLDIAQRLGVRDELFPNWQTTHDAFKEWQRVSAGRMCDYSNFTWQQLEDEGGAQWGGDRLYADGIFPTATGKAVLYSVPCLPFVEQPNEEYNFIFNTGRTVEHWHTRTKTAEVEMLDSMVPNAWLEMNPIDAAKLELRPHDRVNVLSRRSTVRNIELRITGIVAPGQVFMPFHFAETNSNLVTLGAFDPISREPNFKQCAVRVEKYFKTLK; encoded by the coding sequence ATGTTGAAACGAATCCGCCGCGCTCTCGGCATCGACACCCGCCAATCCGAATACACCTTCCAGCGCGACCCGCGTTTCGGTCACATCGCCACCGCCCGCGTAGCCGACACCTGGGTCAAAACCACCTGCGGCTACTGCTCCGTCGGCTGCGGCATGCTCGTCGGCGTCAAAGACAACAAAGCCGTCACCGTCCGCGGCAATCCCGACCACCCCGTCAACCTTGGCAAGCTCTGCCCCAAAGGTCTCAGCGAGCATCACATCCTCAACGCCCCCGGCCGCGCCAAGCAGCCGCTCCTACGCAAAGATGGCAAGCTCGTCCCCGTCTCCTGGGACGAAGCCCTCACCGTCATGCTCGAAAAAATCTCCGCCGTCCAGCAAAAATACGGCAGCGATTCCCTCGGCGTCATCAGCACTGGCCAACTCGTCACCGAAGAGTTCTACACTCTGGGCAAGCTCATCCAGCTCGGCTTCGGCAGCCGCAACTACGACGGCAACACCACCCTCTGCATGGCCTCCGCCGTCTCCGGCTACAAGCTCACCTTCGGCAGCGACGGCCCACCCGGCTCCTACGCCGACATGGAGACCGCCGACCTCATCCTCCTCATTGGCGCCAACATCGCCGACAACCACCCCATCCTCTGCCAGCGCATTGAACGCAATCGCCAGTGCAACCAAAACTCCACCGTCATCGTGGTCGACCCACGCGTCACCAAGACTGCCATGATGGCCGACATCCATCTCCCCATCAAGCCGCGCGGCGACATCGCCCTGCTCAACGGCATCGCGCACATCCTCATCCGCGACGGCCTCATCGACCGCGACTACATCCACCAGCACACTACCGGCTTCGAAGAGTTCGCAAGCTTCGTCGCCGACTTCACACCACAACACGTAGCCGAAGTCACCGGCCTCAGTGAAGAAACCATCGTCAACACCGCCCACCTCTACGGCAAAGCGAAAGCCGCGTTCATCGGCTGGACCATGGGCGTCAATCACTCCACGCAGGGCGCAGCCACCGTCACCGCTATCAACAATCTCGCGCTCATCACTGGCAACATAGGTCGCGCCGGAGCCGCACCGTTCTCCATCACCGGCCAGTGCAACGCCATGGGCAGCCGCGAAACCAGCTTCACCACCGCTCTCCCCGGCTACCGCAAATTCGAGAAGGCGCAAGACCGCGAAGACCTCGCCCGCATCTGGAACATCGACGCCGACCGCATCCCCACATCACGCGGCCTCGCCTACCCCGACATCATCGAGGCCGCCGTCGCCGGCAAAGTCAAAGCTCTCTGGTTCATCGCCACCAACCCCGCCGTCTCTTTCCCCAACTACGCTCTGCTCAAGCAAGCCCTCGAAAGCGTCGACTTCCTCATCGTGCAGGATGGCTTCCACCCCACGCCCACCAGCGAATTCGCAGACCTCGTCCTCCCCGCCGCCATCTGGGGAGAAAAAGAAGGCACCTACACCAACTCCGAGCGCCGCGTCAGCAAAGTAAATCCCGTCGTCACGCCTCCCGGTCTCGCCCGCTCCGACTTCGACATCTTCCTCGATATCGCCCAACGCCTCGGCGTCCGCGACGAGCTATTCCCCAACTGGCAAACCACCCACGACGCCTTCAAAGAATGGCAGCGCGTCTCCGCAGGACGCATGTGCGACTACAGCAACTTCACATGGCAGCAGCTTGAAGACGAAGGCGGCGCACAATGGGGCGGCGACCGCCTCTACGCCGACGGCATCTTCCCCACCGCCACCGGCAAAGCCGTCCTCTACAGCGTCCCCTGCCTGCCCTTCGTCGAGCAGCCCAACGAAGAATACAACTTCATCTTCAACACCGGCCGCACCGTCGAACACTGGCACACTCGCACCAAAACCGCCGAGGTTGAAATGCTCGACAGCATGGTTCCAAACGCCTGGCTCGAGATGAACCCCATCGACGCCGCCAAACTCGAACTCCGCCCCCACGACCGCGTCAACGTTCTCTCCCGTCGCAGCACCGTCCGCAATATCGAGCTGCGCATCACCGGCATCGTCGCACCCGGTCAGGTCTTCATGCCCTTCCACTTCGCCGAGACCAACTCCAACCTCGTCACCCTGGGAGCCTTCGATCCCATTTCGCGCGAGCCCAACTTCAAACAGTGCGCCGTCCGCGTAGAAAAGTATTTCAAGACATTGAAGTAA
- a CDS encoding DmsC/YnfH family molybdoenzyme membrane anchor subunit has protein sequence MSLPLQELAQSATEDSIVRMTFADLGQPSVPAATVVTSLIPTRALEAGEQYRFHFDMTKCIGCRSCEIACNEQNGNPADIRWRRIGEIEGGTYPDTLRHYLSMGCNHCLDAECVKGCPVDAYTKDPITGIVLHSADACIGCQYCVWNCPYSVPQFNAERGVVGKCDMCHGRLTDGLEPACVNACPEAAIEIEIVNTTAWRVDYASAESPGMPAAGHTISTTRITLPPNTTTKLERVDIGRIQPEHAHLSLVFMTTLIQSVTGSLIFALLFHAAPPMLLTILLVITSIALNISVFHLGRPAYAWRALKMWRRSWLSREVLLFGLFFGAIATFTFATWLLTPSTASILHSSLLRHMQTLPFVAQFLTTIGCAAAILGVAGTIASAFIYLVPARPAWNMVHTPIDFLLSSLLIGSTLPVTLNWIVKTLNHITLLQPLHLQTISAFPAWLTGLAAIPWIANHAIRLIRLNRSSLFEERATAELLGTQNFRPAVIVTFALAAAAGLLSFCGAFAFATLATFAAVIIARYLFFVSVVPLNMALTFTRGGTY, from the coding sequence GTGTCTCTACCCCTACAGGAACTCGCACAATCCGCCACCGAAGACTCCATCGTGCGCATGACCTTCGCCGACCTCGGCCAGCCCTCCGTACCAGCGGCAACCGTCGTCACGTCGCTCATCCCCACACGCGCGCTCGAAGCCGGAGAACAATACCGCTTTCACTTCGATATGACCAAATGCATCGGCTGCCGCTCCTGCGAGATCGCCTGCAACGAGCAGAACGGCAACCCCGCCGACATTCGCTGGCGGCGCATCGGCGAGATCGAAGGCGGCACCTACCCCGACACGCTTCGCCACTACCTCTCCATGGGCTGCAACCACTGCCTCGACGCCGAATGTGTCAAAGGCTGCCCAGTCGATGCCTACACCAAAGATCCCATTACCGGCATCGTCCTCCACTCCGCCGACGCCTGCATCGGCTGCCAGTATTGCGTCTGGAACTGCCCTTACTCCGTCCCTCAGTTCAACGCCGAGCGGGGAGTCGTCGGCAAATGCGACATGTGCCACGGCCGCCTCACCGACGGCCTCGAACCCGCCTGCGTCAACGCCTGCCCAGAAGCCGCCATCGAGATCGAAATCGTCAACACCACCGCATGGCGCGTCGACTACGCCAGTGCCGAATCTCCCGGCATGCCCGCGGCGGGGCACACCATCTCGACCACGCGCATCACGCTTCCCCCCAACACAACCACCAAACTCGAGCGCGTAGACATAGGACGCATCCAGCCCGAACACGCCCATCTCTCCCTCGTCTTCATGACGACGCTCATCCAGTCCGTAACCGGCTCACTCATCTTCGCGCTGCTCTTCCACGCAGCCCCGCCCATGCTGCTCACCATCCTGCTCGTCATCACCAGCATCGCGCTCAACATCTCCGTCTTCCATCTCGGCCGTCCCGCCTACGCATGGCGAGCCTTGAAGATGTGGCGCCGCTCCTGGCTCAGCCGCGAGGTTCTCCTCTTCGGCCTCTTCTTCGGTGCCATCGCCACCTTCACCTTCGCCACCTGGCTGCTCACGCCATCCACCGCATCCATCCTGCACAGCTCACTGTTGCGGCACATGCAAACGCTCCCGTTCGTCGCACAATTCCTCACAACCATCGGCTGCGCAGCCGCTATCCTCGGCGTGGCCGGCACCATCGCCAGCGCCTTCATCTATCTCGTTCCCGCGCGTCCCGCATGGAACATGGTCCACACCCCCATCGACTTCCTCCTCAGCAGCCTCCTCATCGGCTCCACGCTTCCAGTCACTCTCAACTGGATCGTCAAAACGCTCAACCACATCACGCTGCTGCAACCGCTCCATCTGCAAACCATCAGTGCCTTTCCCGCATGGCTCACGGGCCTCGCAGCGATTCCATGGATCGCCAACCACGCCATCCGTCTCATCCGTCTCAATCGCTCCAGCCTCTTTGAAGAACGCGCCACCGCCGAGCTTCTCGGCACGCAAAACTTCCGTCCCGCCGTCATTGTCACCTTCGCTCTCGCCGCCGCCGCAGGCCTGCTCTCCTTCTGCGGAGCCTTCGCCTTCGCCACGCTCGCCACCTTCGCCGCAGTTATCATCGCGCGCTATCTCTTCTTCGTCTCCGTCGTTCCGCTCAACATGGCGCTCACCTTCACTCGCGGAGGCACATACTAA